Proteins from one Shewanella pealeana ATCC 700345 genomic window:
- a CDS encoding DUF4347 domain-containing protein, translated as MNYLKQTSRYTNFNDSLTGMTIFNDLSIRGLIANKKTKRRLSHDFPVYWIVLLCLLLFINDAIAEPNFEPEFESAFEAESITLTKIKSSLVKAEQSVSLIIVDSSLEQLEALLSGFSGEVHLLILEDNMEPFEQINQALYQEPPYSNVSIVAKASSSAIYLGGRWIDKHYLLEHQHSLATFSRQFANGSPLSLYTTNLTASHGGGQFIGLFEELTQMNVDVIYMQGQHYDPLWVQREQYDF; from the coding sequence ATGAATTATCTCAAACAGACAAGCCGCTACACTAACTTCAACGATAGCTTAACCGGCATGACGATCTTTAACGATCTCTCGATAAGGGGGCTTATCGCCAACAAGAAAACGAAGCGCCGTCTCAGCCATGACTTTCCCGTCTACTGGATAGTATTACTCTGCCTACTGCTGTTTATCAATGATGCCATAGCAGAGCCAAACTTTGAGCCAGAGTTTGAGTCAGCGTTTGAGGCTGAGTCAATTACGCTGACTAAGATAAAGAGCTCATTGGTGAAAGCCGAGCAAAGCGTCAGCCTGATCATCGTCGATAGTTCGCTAGAGCAGCTCGAGGCGTTATTGTCAGGCTTTAGTGGGGAGGTGCATCTGCTTATTCTAGAAGACAATATGGAGCCATTTGAGCAGATAAATCAGGCGCTATACCAAGAGCCGCCTTACTCGAATGTGAGTATTGTCGCTAAGGCCTCAAGCTCAGCAATCTACCTAGGCGGGCGCTGGATTGATAAACATTACTTACTTGAACATCAACATAGTTTAGCGACTTTTTCCCGCCAGTTTGCTAACGGAAGCCCGCTTTCGCTATATACCACTAACTTGACTGCAAGCCATGGTGGAGGCCAATTTATAGGTTTATTTGAAGAGCTGACGCAGATGAATGTGGATGTTATTTATATGCAGGGCCAGCACTACGATCCGCTATGGGTACAGCGAGAGCAATATGATTTTTAA
- the glnE gene encoding bifunctional [glutamate--ammonia ligase]-adenylyl-L-tyrosine phosphorylase/[glutamate--ammonia-ligase] adenylyltransferase has protein sequence MRTASLDNQPVSTQMAAAAERYWQRLNDTAAEVVSSLTEEQQQELKQAFALSDFIATQLCRHAQWIPALFASELENIERLEFEHELAEQLESISDEEQAKRVLRQYRNRQMVRIAWRDFFNYSVLEESLLDLSALAEALVIAGRDWLYHEMCAQQGTPTDSQGKPQKLLILGMGKLGGRELNFSSDIDLIFTFPEHGETVGGRRSIENQQFFIRMGQRLVNLLNQVTVDGFVYRVDMRLRPYGESGPLVVSFSGLEDYYQEQGRDWERYAMVKARALGPWTSDSDELHDLLRPFVYRRYLDFSAIESLRKMKGLITQEVRRRKLTDNIKLGAGGIREVEFVVQSFQLIRGGREPALRQQSLFAAIDTLYQLGQLEYLAVDELKKSYVLLRRVENLLQAINDEQTQTLPSDELNWQRLCHALSADSEMDLRQQIETAMRQIHSHFLETVGGNIVDDQNETWTQHLWNAYEDEHALSILEEQGIEDEKLWPLLNRWHETVVRRTIGPRGRETLDKLMPKLLCEFTNLPHPSKAFEQVSKVLDQILTRTTYLELLCENPGARQQLVSLCLASPWIALQLAKFPMLLDELIDPAQLYDTTSLDDYGSELRQYLLRVPEDDLEQQMEALRQFKLSQQLKIAAADVTGVLPVMEVSDHLTYLAEAIIEQVVHQAWAQVSARHGVPENLKDNEMGFAVVGYGKAGGIELGYGSDLDLVFLHNGSQAGQTNGDRAIDIGHFYLKLAQRILHFFSTRTNSGELYEVDMRLRPSGASGLLVSEIERFGEYQRDEAWTWEHQALVRARFMFGDMSLSSRFNELRAEVLESPRDTEALAKDVREMRVKMRDHLLRVEENMFDLKQSSGGIADIEFIAQYLVLANASEHKALSFWSDNVRIFAELAELELLPLDSAQALTQAYCHLRDENHRLVLQEKRTVLPVEAVKLHTQRVIEIYQAILGGS, from the coding sequence ATGCGCACGGCTTCACTGGATAATCAGCCTGTCAGCACGCAAATGGCTGCGGCTGCAGAACGATATTGGCAGCGGCTCAATGACACTGCGGCCGAGGTGGTCAGCTCACTCACCGAAGAGCAGCAACAGGAATTAAAACAGGCATTTGCATTAAGTGATTTTATTGCCACTCAGTTGTGTCGACATGCTCAATGGATCCCCGCACTCTTCGCTTCAGAGCTCGAGAATATCGAACGTCTAGAGTTTGAGCATGAGCTTGCAGAGCAACTTGAATCGATCAGCGATGAAGAACAGGCAAAACGAGTATTACGTCAATATCGTAACCGACAGATGGTGCGCATAGCTTGGCGTGACTTCTTTAATTACAGCGTATTAGAAGAATCCTTATTAGACCTGTCGGCCCTAGCAGAGGCACTAGTCATTGCTGGACGAGACTGGTTATATCACGAGATGTGCGCGCAGCAAGGCACGCCAACCGATAGCCAAGGAAAGCCACAAAAGTTGCTGATCTTAGGTATGGGCAAGCTTGGCGGGCGTGAGCTTAACTTCTCTTCCGATATCGATCTTATCTTTACCTTCCCAGAACACGGAGAAACCGTTGGTGGACGCCGTTCGATAGAGAACCAGCAGTTCTTTATTCGCATGGGGCAGCGTCTAGTGAATCTATTAAATCAGGTCACGGTCGATGGATTTGTGTATCGGGTCGATATGCGCCTTCGCCCATACGGTGAAAGCGGGCCCTTGGTGGTGAGTTTCAGTGGTCTTGAGGATTATTACCAAGAGCAGGGGCGTGACTGGGAGCGTTACGCCATGGTAAAGGCGCGAGCACTCGGCCCTTGGACATCGGATTCAGATGAGTTACACGATCTGCTCAGACCCTTTGTTTACCGGCGCTACTTAGATTTTTCGGCCATCGAGTCACTGCGAAAGATGAAGGGACTGATCACCCAAGAGGTGCGTCGCAGAAAGCTTACCGACAATATTAAACTCGGCGCCGGCGGTATTCGCGAGGTCGAGTTTGTGGTGCAAAGTTTTCAGTTAATTCGTGGTGGCCGTGAGCCCGCATTGCGTCAGCAGAGTCTTTTTGCCGCAATAGATACCTTGTATCAGTTAGGTCAGCTGGAATACTTGGCTGTGGATGAGCTAAAGAAAAGCTATGTCTTGCTGCGCCGCGTAGAGAACCTACTGCAGGCCATTAACGATGAACAGACGCAAACCTTACCAAGTGATGAGCTCAACTGGCAACGCCTCTGCCACGCCCTCAGTGCTGATTCTGAGATGGATCTACGTCAACAGATAGAGACGGCGATGAGACAGATCCACAGCCATTTTCTGGAAACCGTTGGCGGCAATATTGTTGATGATCAGAACGAGACCTGGACTCAGCATTTATGGAACGCTTATGAAGATGAGCATGCGCTCTCAATTCTAGAAGAGCAGGGGATTGAGGATGAAAAGCTGTGGCCGCTGCTTAACCGCTGGCACGAAACTGTGGTGCGTCGCACCATTGGTCCAAGAGGGCGCGAAACCTTAGATAAACTCATGCCTAAGCTGCTGTGCGAATTTACCAATCTTCCCCATCCCTCTAAAGCGTTTGAGCAAGTCTCTAAAGTGCTCGATCAAATTCTGACTCGCACCACTTACCTTGAGCTCTTGTGTGAAAACCCTGGCGCGAGGCAGCAGCTGGTTAGCCTGTGTCTTGCTAGCCCATGGATTGCCCTGCAGCTGGCAAAATTCCCCATGCTGCTCGATGAGCTGATAGACCCAGCCCAGCTGTATGACACCACATCATTAGATGACTACGGCAGCGAGCTTCGTCAGTACCTGCTACGCGTACCAGAAGATGATTTAGAACAGCAGATGGAAGCGCTACGCCAATTTAAATTGTCGCAGCAGCTAAAGATAGCCGCTGCCGATGTCACTGGAGTACTGCCAGTGATGGAGGTGAGCGATCACTTAACCTACTTAGCCGAAGCGATTATCGAACAGGTGGTTCATCAGGCGTGGGCGCAGGTGAGTGCTCGCCATGGCGTACCTGAAAACCTTAAAGATAATGAGATGGGTTTTGCGGTTGTCGGCTACGGCAAGGCAGGCGGCATCGAGCTAGGTTACGGCTCAGATCTCGACTTAGTGTTTTTGCATAACGGCAGTCAGGCCGGGCAGACCAATGGCGATAGAGCCATAGATATCGGACACTTTTACCTAAAGCTTGCCCAGCGTATATTGCACTTTTTCTCGACCCGCACTAACTCAGGTGAATTGTATGAAGTCGATATGCGCCTGCGGCCATCGGGTGCGTCGGGGTTATTGGTGAGCGAGATTGAACGCTTCGGCGAGTATCAACGAGATGAAGCCTGGACATGGGAGCATCAAGCCTTAGTTAGGGCGCGCTTTATGTTTGGTGACATGTCACTCTCCAGTCGATTCAATGAGCTTAGGGCCGAGGTGCTTGAAAGCCCGCGTGATACAGAGGCTTTGGCCAAAGATGTCAGAGAGATGCGGGTTAAGATGCGCGATCATCTATTAAGAGTCGAAGAAAATATGTTCGATCTTAAGCAGAGCAGTGGAGGCATTGCCGATATAGAGTTTATTGCCCAGTACTTGGTCTTAGCCAACGCCAGTGAGCACAAGGCCCTGTCTTTTTGGTCTGATAATGTGAGGATCTTCGCTGAGCTTGCTGAGCTTGAACTGCTACCGCTTGATAGCGCTCAGGCACTGACTCAAGCCTACTGCCACCTACGTGATGAAAACCATCGATTAGTACTGCAAGAGAAGAGAACCGTGTTGCCGGTAGAAGCGGTTAAGCTCCATACTCAACGAGTCATAGAGATCTATCAAGCGATCTTAGGTGGCTCATAA
- a CDS encoding DUF350 domain-containing protein produces the protein MTFLENYGLTPDLMIILFIDITIAVLLLTLMRYLQGWTVKVDSRHELAENDNFAFGISTAGAVMALGIVLTGAITGEAAESYLVEAIGMTAYGLFGLILIKLGRFLHDKIALNNIDKNALIIKGNLSVAIVDATAAIATAIIIRSVLMWAEDLTVYTFIAIFSAFAISQLMLVLLTRGRENRYAKRNQGASMQKAIAEGHVALAIRHSGYMLAMAFSFNAASHFIIFDPQAYVANLIGWLIFSVVMLLSLSLLITLVKKLVLAKINLCEEVEKQHNIGLAFVEVAISVSIAIILAALMA, from the coding sequence ATGACATTTTTAGAAAACTACGGCCTCACTCCAGATTTGATGATTATTCTATTCATCGATATCACTATTGCCGTGCTGCTACTGACATTAATGCGCTACCTGCAAGGGTGGACGGTAAAGGTCGATAGCCGCCATGAACTGGCTGAAAACGATAACTTTGCCTTCGGTATTAGCACCGCGGGTGCCGTGATGGCGTTGGGTATCGTGTTAACTGGCGCGATTACCGGTGAAGCCGCTGAGTCGTACTTAGTCGAGGCTATAGGCATGACAGCCTACGGCTTATTTGGTCTAATATTGATTAAACTCGGTCGTTTCCTACACGATAAAATTGCACTTAATAATATCGATAAAAACGCGCTAATTATTAAGGGCAACCTCTCGGTCGCCATCGTCGATGCCACAGCCGCGATCGCCACCGCAATCATCATCCGCTCGGTATTAATGTGGGCTGAAGACCTTACCGTCTACACCTTTATCGCCATCTTTAGTGCCTTTGCGATTTCACAGCTAATGTTAGTGTTACTGACGCGTGGCCGTGAGAACCGCTACGCCAAGCGTAACCAAGGTGCATCGATGCAAAAAGCGATTGCTGAAGGCCATGTTGCGCTAGCGATCCGCCATAGCGGCTATATGCTTGCCATGGCCTTTAGCTTCAATGCCGCGAGTCACTTCATCATCTTTGATCCACAAGCCTACGTGGCTAACTTGATCGGCTGGCTGATCTTCTCAGTGGTAATGCTACTTTCTCTATCGCTACTTATCACCTTGGTCAAGAAACTGGTACTGGCCAAGATTAACCTGTGTGAAGAAGTCGAGAAACAACACAACATAGGTTTAGCCTTCGTCGAGGTCGCAATTAGCGTCTCTATCGCGATAATCTTGGCAGCCTTGATGGCCTAA
- a CDS encoding polyamine aminopropyltransferase: MQTDSNNSTTESSNPTIESGKLGWFDDVLLLGIMAVLAGCGLIYEYLLSHYAGRILGALEAAIYTMIGLMIVSMGLGAFAARKIRCAFTGFAVLELCVALCGSLAILITAAVIGFGQQLPLVIANTLGLPADQLPDGGFIGTLQKLSEYLPYVWGVLLGLMIGMEIPLIARVRQALSEAHLMHNAGTIYGADYVGAGIGAAIWVGFMLAIDIQLAAALTASFNLLAGFIFIWRFWHQIRHVKLLLVGHFIATGILVLLALHGPSWEQSFNNLLYKDKVVYAKATRFQQLTFTERLRGNGLGPVHSLYINGRLQFSSSDEHIYHSFLVHPTMAASARHDKVLIIGGGDGLGLTQVLQWQPEQVTLMDLDKELVELFKQPASDMPDHLSRALLALNQDALNDPRVRIMYEDAFNGVDKLLAKEEKFDVIIVDLPDPSHPDLNKLYSDAFYLKLKELMSNDAALTIQSTSPYHAPNAFISVGKTLELAGFRVDQYHHNVPSFGEWGWSIATLGGKSARTRLQSLQQLPVDDPWLTPGLIHAAFEFPGNFYQNKAEIKPNVLGSSQLYQYHQQAWLENQ; the protein is encoded by the coding sequence ATGCAAACCGACTCAAATAACTCCACCACCGAATCTAGCAACCCAACCATAGAATCAGGCAAATTAGGCTGGTTCGATGATGTGCTTCTGCTTGGCATCATGGCCGTGCTCGCTGGATGCGGCCTTATCTATGAGTATCTACTCTCTCATTATGCCGGACGCATTCTAGGCGCCCTCGAAGCTGCTATTTACACCATGATAGGTCTGATGATCGTATCCATGGGGCTCGGCGCCTTTGCCGCCCGCAAAATTCGCTGCGCCTTTACTGGCTTTGCCGTGTTGGAACTTTGCGTCGCGCTTTGTGGATCGCTAGCAATCTTAATTACTGCAGCCGTTATCGGCTTTGGCCAGCAGCTTCCCCTTGTTATCGCCAATACTCTTGGCCTACCTGCGGATCAACTGCCTGATGGTGGTTTTATTGGCACCTTGCAAAAGCTCAGTGAATATTTGCCTTATGTGTGGGGCGTGCTACTAGGCCTGATGATAGGCATGGAGATCCCACTGATCGCACGCGTGCGCCAAGCACTATCAGAGGCGCACTTAATGCACAACGCTGGCACCATCTATGGCGCTGATTATGTCGGTGCGGGTATCGGCGCTGCCATTTGGGTTGGTTTTATGTTGGCAATTGATATTCAGCTAGCGGCGGCGCTGACTGCCAGTTTTAATTTGTTAGCCGGCTTTATCTTTATTTGGCGCTTCTGGCATCAAATTCGCCATGTAAAACTGCTCCTCGTTGGCCACTTTATCGCAACGGGGATCTTAGTGTTATTGGCGCTACACGGGCCATCATGGGAACAGAGCTTTAATAACCTGCTCTATAAAGACAAGGTGGTTTATGCCAAGGCGACTCGCTTTCAACAGCTGACCTTTACTGAGCGTCTTAGAGGCAACGGTCTTGGCCCTGTGCATTCGCTGTATATCAACGGACGATTGCAGTTCTCCAGTAGCGATGAGCATATCTATCACTCTTTCTTGGTACACCCGACCATGGCGGCTAGCGCACGTCACGACAAGGTGTTAATCATTGGCGGCGGCGATGGCTTAGGACTTACCCAAGTGTTGCAATGGCAACCAGAGCAGGTGACGCTAATGGATCTTGATAAGGAACTGGTTGAGCTGTTTAAGCAACCCGCTAGCGATATGCCCGATCATTTAAGCCGAGCACTACTCGCACTCAACCAAGATGCGCTAAACGACCCTCGAGTAAGAATTATGTATGAGGATGCCTTTAACGGAGTTGATAAGTTATTAGCTAAGGAAGAGAAGTTCGATGTCATTATTGTCGATCTGCCCGACCCGAGTCATCCAGATCTTAACAAGCTGTATTCCGATGCCTTCTATTTAAAGCTCAAGGAACTAATGAGTAATGACGCTGCCTTAACCATACAGTCGACGTCACCTTATCACGCCCCTAACGCCTTTATTTCGGTAGGTAAGACCTTGGAGCTTGCTGGCTTTAGAGTCGATCAGTACCACCATAACGTACCCAGTTTTGGTGAATGGGGCTGGAGCATTGCTACCTTAGGTGGAAAAAGTGCCCGCACTAGGCTACAAAGTCTGCAGCAGCTGCCTGTCGATGACCCTTGGTTAACTCCAGGTCTAATCCATGCAGCCTTTGAGTTTCCGGGGAATTTTTACCAGAACAAAGCAGAAATTAAGCCCAATGTTTTAGGTTCAAGCCAGCTGTATCAATATCATCAGCAGGCTTGGTTAGAAAATCAGTAG
- a CDS encoding YjfI family protein: protein MNIHTIANHLNELGDNSHTGFQFDCYPINGDVEVLQVNVVGREEIPVFVSVTDNQILCISYLWGEDEVNQERRSEMFETMLELNIPMPLSSFAKIDDKYVVYGALSVHSSMQEIEQELSVLSDNCLEVIDELVDYLN, encoded by the coding sequence ATGAATATCCACACAATTGCCAACCACCTAAATGAACTTGGCGACAACAGCCATACTGGCTTTCAATTTGATTGTTATCCAATTAATGGTGACGTGGAAGTCTTACAAGTTAACGTAGTTGGTCGTGAAGAGATCCCGGTATTTGTATCGGTCACGGACAACCAGATCCTTTGCATCAGTTATCTCTGGGGCGAGGATGAAGTAAATCAAGAACGTCGTAGCGAAATGTTTGAGACCATGTTGGAGCTCAACATTCCAATGCCACTGTCATCGTTTGCAAAAATTGACGATAAGTACGTGGTTTACGGCGCACTATCAGTGCACTCAAGCATGCAAGAGATTGAGCAAGAGTTATCTGTTCTTTCTGACAACTGTCTCGAAGTTATCGACGAACTCGTCGACTACCTTAATTAA
- a CDS encoding PspA/IM30 family protein: MGILNKILTAFRGGATEVGQGIVDANSTRIFEQEIRDAEKHLTKAKRDLTEVMAKEMQASREVDRLKRSIAEHEGYVTQALEKGDEPLALEVAEKIAELDQELNDQQSANDSFSAHATRLKELVRKTERQVTDYQRQLTMVKTTESVQKATATITDSFAGSNSKLLNAKDSLERIKARQQSFDDRLKASETLAEENSDKALHDKLAAAGIGEQKSNANAVLDRIKARKG; this comes from the coding sequence ATGGGCATTCTAAACAAAATTCTTACGGCCTTCCGTGGCGGTGCTACTGAAGTTGGCCAAGGCATCGTTGATGCTAACTCTACACGTATTTTTGAACAAGAGATCCGTGATGCAGAGAAACACCTCACTAAGGCTAAGCGTGACTTAACTGAAGTGATGGCCAAAGAGATGCAAGCGAGCCGTGAAGTCGATCGCCTAAAGCGTTCAATTGCCGAGCACGAAGGCTACGTAACTCAAGCACTTGAGAAAGGTGACGAGCCGCTAGCACTTGAAGTGGCTGAAAAAATTGCTGAACTTGACCAAGAGCTTAACGATCAACAGTCGGCAAATGATAGCTTCAGCGCACACGCTACACGCCTAAAAGAGCTAGTACGTAAAACTGAGCGTCAAGTGACTGATTACCAGCGTCAATTAACTATGGTTAAAACCACTGAGAGCGTGCAGAAAGCGACGGCGACTATTACCGACTCATTTGCAGGCAGTAACTCTAAGTTACTTAATGCTAAAGATTCGCTAGAGCGTATCAAGGCTCGCCAGCAGTCATTTGATGACCGCCTAAAAGCCTCTGAAACGTTAGCTGAAGAGAACAGTGACAAGGCGCTGCACGACAAGCTAGCAGCAGCTGGTATTGGTGAGCAAAAGTCTAACGCTAACGCCGTACTTGACCGCATTAAAGCGCGTAAGGGCTAA
- a CDS encoding potassium channel family protein, which yields MANKKRWLLQPETPPTPIQLAMMLLSLLSVIVVLVLTFGRVDGETKRLLFMIDFSICLIFMSNFFFELFKANEKASYLKHHWIDFVASIPAIEALRMARLFQILRVIRLIRMSRSLIVPMLKQRRQATIASLLVALITILTFASVLVLIVESGVEGANIDTAESAIWWALVTISTVGYGDYYPVTTAGHIIGGVVIVCGVSFFGVISGYMASVFVAPDEAEKLDSHTEEIRSELNTSLARMEANQEKLIAELNELKQAIEDKKPE from the coding sequence ATGGCAAATAAAAAGCGCTGGCTACTTCAGCCTGAAACGCCCCCTACCCCGATTCAACTTGCGATGATGTTACTGTCATTACTGTCGGTGATAGTGGTGCTAGTACTGACATTCGGTCGCGTCGATGGCGAAACCAAGCGCCTTTTGTTTATGATAGATTTCAGTATCTGTCTTATCTTCATGTCTAACTTCTTTTTTGAACTGTTCAAAGCCAACGAAAAAGCCAGCTATTTAAAGCACCACTGGATAGATTTCGTCGCCAGTATTCCCGCCATTGAAGCCCTTAGAATGGCGCGTCTGTTCCAGATCCTACGAGTTATCCGTCTCATTCGCATGAGCCGCTCATTGATTGTTCCTATGCTGAAACAGCGTAGGCAAGCGACGATAGCGAGCTTATTAGTTGCTCTCATCACCATTTTAACCTTTGCTTCAGTGCTAGTGCTGATTGTTGAGAGCGGCGTAGAAGGTGCCAATATCGATACCGCCGAGAGTGCAATTTGGTGGGCCTTAGTGACAATATCGACTGTAGGTTATGGTGATTATTACCCTGTGACGACAGCAGGCCATATCATAGGTGGTGTGGTGATTGTTTGTGGCGTCAGTTTCTTCGGTGTGATTTCAGGTTATATGGCATCGGTTTTTGTCGCGCCCGATGAAGCAGAGAAGCTCGATAGCCATACAGAAGAAATTCGCTCAGAGCTTAATACCAGCCTTGCGCGCATGGAGGCGAATCAAGAGAAGTTGATCGCCGAGCTCAATGAGCTAAAACAAGCCATCGAAGATAAGAAGCCTGAATAA
- a CDS encoding CYTH domain-containing protein, protein MDAEIELKLFFNENEKKSLINLLDSLPSCDAKGREVLTNGYFDTPDLTLRKWDMGLRIRGINQHLEQTIKTKGQVVGGIHSRPEYNIDIDQNFPQLNLFPNKIWPEGANVEQTQSELYCLFNTDFARQRWHVFVDDSLVEVALDMGEIRVGEAVDPICELEFELIAGDTSALLTLAGIVSRAIPVRLGKASKAQRGYQLAGQSSIESIEALKFIEIDPQQSLKHVAINLLAVGLDRWQTIEALILAPTQNIMALPMLSYRLRACIRLLKNTLKQFGLLEDSFQTDFDCIEQRLNFIEEGLSLYSIIENDAALVAKLPMHQALVDVALVKLQQLNIIEQAEALLGDICYGRLQVHLVDLLMQLNDGKVIIDKALDLRSFADKIQENSWQRILDVMPRDNELSSSDYLSVAKALDDSIFVGVAYGGLYSEKSRDQFRAPWQDLALGIRTLAAYRQLKMISETAYLDISGWLENKEQSLVQAMEFSRRSAMLNEPYWR, encoded by the coding sequence ATGGACGCTGAGATTGAGCTGAAACTCTTTTTTAATGAGAATGAAAAGAAAAGCCTTATAAACCTGTTAGATAGCTTACCTAGTTGCGATGCTAAAGGTAGAGAAGTACTGACAAATGGTTACTTTGATACCCCAGACCTAACTTTAAGAAAATGGGACATGGGTCTACGAATTAGAGGCATTAATCAACATTTAGAGCAGACAATTAAGACAAAAGGTCAGGTTGTAGGGGGGATCCATTCTCGTCCTGAGTACAATATTGATATAGATCAAAACTTTCCTCAATTAAATTTATTTCCGAATAAAATTTGGCCTGAAGGTGCGAATGTTGAACAGACCCAGTCAGAACTCTACTGCCTGTTTAATACTGATTTTGCCCGTCAGCGTTGGCATGTCTTTGTCGATGACAGCCTAGTTGAAGTCGCTTTAGACATGGGGGAGATCCGCGTCGGTGAGGCCGTAGACCCCATTTGCGAGTTAGAATTTGAGCTAATTGCAGGTGATACCAGCGCGTTATTGACCCTTGCGGGCATCGTCAGTCGAGCAATTCCTGTGCGTTTGGGTAAAGCGAGCAAGGCACAGCGAGGCTATCAACTTGCGGGGCAATCTAGCATCGAGTCTATTGAGGCACTTAAGTTTATTGAAATTGATCCTCAGCAAAGTCTTAAGCATGTCGCGATTAACTTATTGGCCGTAGGGTTAGATCGCTGGCAGACCATAGAAGCACTGATTTTAGCGCCTACACAGAACATCATGGCTTTGCCGATGCTGAGCTATCGTCTACGCGCCTGTATCCGTTTGTTGAAAAATACTCTGAAACAGTTCGGATTGCTTGAAGACTCATTCCAAACTGACTTTGACTGTATTGAACAGCGGCTTAACTTTATTGAAGAAGGCTTAAGTCTTTATAGCATCATCGAGAATGATGCGGCATTAGTGGCTAAATTACCTATGCATCAGGCTTTGGTCGATGTGGCTCTAGTTAAATTGCAACAGCTGAATATTATCGAGCAAGCTGAAGCTTTGCTTGGAGATATTTGCTACGGCCGCCTACAGGTGCACTTGGTTGACCTATTGATGCAGCTTAATGATGGTAAGGTCATTATAGATAAAGCGCTCGATTTGAGAAGTTTCGCCGATAAGATACAGGAAAACTCATGGCAAAGAATTCTAGATGTAATGCCGCGAGATAATGAGTTGAGTAGCTCCGACTATTTATCGGTTGCTAAGGCACTGGATGACAGTATTTTTGTTGGTGTCGCCTACGGTGGGCTCTACAGCGAAAAATCACGAGATCAGTTTAGAGCGCCTTGGCAGGACTTAGCCTTAGGGATCCGCACCTTAGCTGCTTATCGTCAGCTAAAGATGATTAGCGAGACTGCTTACTTAGATATTAGTGGCTGGCTAGAGAACAAAGAGCAAAGTTTAGTTCAGGCGATGGAGTTCTCTCGTCGTAGCGCCATGCTCAATGAGCCATATTGGCGTTAA
- a CDS encoding TIGR00153 family protein, producing the protein MPVNSILGVFAKSPIKPLQEHIDKVYDCASLLVPFFEATVAGDWDKAVQLRKQISFAEQEADSLKREIRLTLPGGLFMPVERTDLLELLTQQDKIANKAKDISGRVIGRQLELPLVIQEPFIAYLQRCLDAVSLSKEAINELDDLLETGFRGREVDLVAKMIAELDSIEEDTDDLQIKIRRQLFSIESELSPVDVMFLYKIIEWVGDLADLAERVGSRLELMLARV; encoded by the coding sequence ATGCCAGTAAACTCTATTTTAGGCGTGTTTGCAAAATCGCCAATTAAGCCTCTTCAAGAGCATATCGACAAAGTATACGACTGTGCGTCATTACTTGTCCCATTTTTTGAAGCTACTGTCGCAGGAGACTGGGACAAAGCCGTTCAATTGCGTAAGCAAATTAGCTTTGCAGAGCAAGAAGCTGACTCACTAAAACGTGAGATCCGCCTAACTCTGCCTGGCGGTCTGTTTATGCCTGTTGAGCGCACTGACTTACTGGAGCTACTTACCCAGCAAGATAAGATTGCTAACAAAGCAAAAGACATTTCCGGCCGCGTCATTGGCCGACAGTTAGAGTTACCTCTAGTCATTCAAGAACCATTTATTGCTTATTTACAGCGCTGCCTTGATGCAGTTTCTCTGTCAAAAGAAGCAATTAACGAACTCGATGATCTGTTAGAAACAGGTTTTAGAGGTCGTGAAGTGGATCTTGTCGCTAAAATGATCGCAGAGTTAGATTCTATCGAAGAAGATACTGATGATTTACAGATTAAGATCCGTAGACAGCTTTTCTCCATCGAGTCTGAATTAAGCCCTGTAGATGTAATGTTCCTCTACAAGATAATTGAGTGGGTTGGTGACTTGGCAGATCTTGCTGAACGAGTCGGTTCTCGCTTAGAGCTAATGTTAGCTCGCGTCTAA